The following are from one region of the Roseobacter fucihabitans genome:
- a CDS encoding inositol monophosphatase family protein — translation MVGSANLNIMIKAARRAGRSLVKDFREVENLQVSMKGAGDFVSRADINAEKIIKQDLMEARPTYGWLGEEGGGDEGQDPTRRWIVDPLDGTTNFLHGLPHWAVSIALEHKGQVVAGVVFDPAKDEMFFAEKGAGAWMNESRLRVSGRTKMIESLFATGLPFGGRTDLPDTLKEMARIAPVCSGIRRWGAAALDIAYVAAGRYDGFWERRLNAWDLAAGLIIVREAGGLAEPINPAGNIVEDGTIICANEPLFSPLAKMVRG, via the coding sequence ATGGTCGGCAGTGCTAATCTCAACATCATGATCAAAGCTGCGCGCCGCGCGGGCCGTTCGCTGGTCAAGGATTTCCGGGAGGTCGAGAACCTTCAGGTCTCCATGAAAGGGGCCGGTGATTTTGTCAGCCGCGCCGATATCAACGCCGAAAAAATTATCAAACAGGACCTCATGGAGGCCCGTCCGACCTATGGCTGGCTGGGCGAAGAGGGCGGTGGTGACGAGGGGCAGGACCCGACGCGCCGCTGGATCGTGGACCCCCTGGATGGGACCACGAACTTCCTGCACGGGCTGCCGCATTGGGCTGTGTCCATCGCGCTTGAACACAAGGGGCAGGTCGTGGCGGGGGTCGTATTCGATCCGGCCAAGGACGAGATGTTCTTTGCCGAAAAAGGCGCTGGTGCCTGGATGAACGAGAGCCGCTTGCGCGTTTCGGGTCGCACCAAGATGATCGAGAGCCTGTTTGCCACTGGTCTGCCCTTTGGCGGGCGTACGGATTTGCCCGATACGCTTAAAGAAATGGCGCGGATTGCGCCGGTGTGTTCGGGCATCCGGCGCTGGGGGGCGGCCGCGCTCGACATCGCTTATGTGGCCGCAGGGCGCTATGATGGGTTCTGGGAGCGGCGTTTGAATGCCTGGGACCTGGCCGCGGGCCTGATCATCGTGCGCGAAGCGGGGGGGTTGGCCGAACCGATCAACCCTGCGGGCAATATCGTCGAGGATGGCACGATCATATGTGCCAATGAACCGTTGTTTTCGCCGCTCGCAAAAATGGTACGTGGCTGA